A single Ignavibacteriales bacterium DNA region contains:
- the rfbC gene encoding dTDP-4-dehydrorhamnose 3,5-epimerase has protein sequence MQVTDLEISGLKVIKHTVYNDSRGYFFECFHKERFAAAGIPDQFFQDNISKSKKGTVRGLHYQVGQNAQGKLCQVLQGKVMDVAVDIRFGSPTFGKYAAVELSAENATMLWIPPGFAHGFSVLSDEAVFYYKCTARYSKPDERAILFSDPDLGIDWQAEEPLVSDKDKEATPFSQIEKDFVW, from the coding sequence GTGCAGGTTACCGATTTAGAAATCAGCGGTCTTAAAGTTATTAAGCATACCGTATATAACGACAGCCGCGGCTATTTTTTTGAATGTTTTCATAAAGAACGTTTTGCAGCAGCCGGTATTCCGGATCAGTTTTTTCAGGATAATATATCTAAATCCAAAAAAGGGACAGTCCGCGGACTCCATTACCAGGTGGGGCAGAATGCGCAGGGGAAACTCTGCCAGGTGCTTCAAGGAAAGGTGATGGATGTGGCGGTGGATATCCGCTTTGGTTCTCCGACGTTCGGAAAATATGCCGCGGTGGAGCTTTCCGCTGAAAACGCTACCATGCTCTGGATACCGCCCGGTTTTGCCCACGGTTTTTCGGTGCTGAGCGATGAGGCAGTTTTTTACTATAAATGCACTGCACGATATAGTAAACCGGATGAAAGGGCTATTCTTTTTTCTGACCCGGATCTGGGAATAGACTGGCAGGCTGAAGAGCCGCTGGTTTCGGATAAAGATAAAGAAGCCACGCCATTTTCGCAAATTGAAAAAGATTTTGTCTGGTAG
- the rfbA gene encoding glucose-1-phosphate thymidylyltransferase RfbA: protein MKGIILAGGSGSRLYPITKVYSKQLTIIYDKPLIYYPLSVLMLGGIKDILIISNDETIPLYQKLFGNGNQFGLNIEYARQAAPNGIAESFIIGEKFIGKDSVSLILGDNIFYGYLDFFYRGIANTAPGATVFGYRVTDPERYGIVEFDQSGKVLSIEEKPLKPKSNFAVPGLYVYDNRVIDISKNLKPSGRGELEITDVNRTYLEMGELRVEKIGRGVAWLDTGTPEALLQASNFFGVIEERQGLKIACIEEIAFYKGFITKAEFAALIESTPKSMYRSYLERVLAEAE, encoded by the coding sequence ATGAAAGGCATCATACTCGCGGGCGGATCAGGATCACGCCTTTATCCCATCACCAAAGTTTACAGCAAGCAGCTTACCATAATTTATGATAAGCCGCTGATTTACTATCCCCTTTCCGTGCTGATGCTCGGGGGAATCAAGGATATACTGATTATTTCAAACGATGAAACAATACCGCTGTATCAGAAATTGTTCGGCAATGGAAACCAGTTTGGTCTTAACATCGAATATGCCCGCCAGGCAGCACCGAACGGCATTGCGGAGTCGTTTATCATAGGAGAAAAGTTTATCGGAAAAGATTCCGTATCGCTGATTCTTGGTGACAACATCTTTTATGGCTACCTCGACTTTTTTTACCGTGGTATTGCAAACACAGCACCCGGCGCAACAGTATTCGGATATAGGGTTACTGATCCTGAGCGCTATGGTATTGTTGAGTTTGACCAGTCGGGCAAAGTGCTTTCCATTGAAGAAAAGCCGCTTAAGCCGAAATCAAACTTTGCGGTACCGGGCCTTTATGTGTATGATAACCGGGTTATTGATATATCAAAGAATCTGAAGCCCTCAGGACGCGGAGAGCTTGAAATTACGGATGTAAACAGAACCTATCTGGAGATGGGTGAGCTCCGTGTTGAAAAGATAGGGCGCGGTGTTGCATGGCTTGACACGGGAACTCCGGAGGCGCTTCTGCAGGCATCAAATTTCTTTGGTGTTATTGAAGAACGTCAGGGTCTCAAGATTGCCTGCATTGAAGAGATAGCATTCTATAAAGGATTTATTACCAAAGCTGAATTCGCAGCATTAATTGAATCAACCCCCAAGAGTATGTACCGCTCCTATCTTGAGCGGGTTCTCGCTGAAGCGGAATAA
- the galE gene encoding UDP-glucose 4-epimerase GalE: MTILVTGGAGYIGSRTVFFLLKKGYDVVVVDNLSRGNKPAIPDGAHFVEMAIEDPAMDKVFATYRPDAVIHFAAYAYVGESNTQPLLYYCNNTAATIRFLDSMTRAGVRNIVFSSTCSLYGNPVTVPITEAEPVKPMNTYAVTKAQIEKALEDCSAAGLLNYAALRYFNAAGAAPDGSMGESHDPEPHLIPLVLMAAQNGTSVKIFGDDYPTPDGTCIRDYIHIDDLASAHILAVEKVINEKKNFVLNLGTGAGNSVKEIITRSEAISGRAVKAELAPRRPGDPAVLVADNKNAVNELGWKPQYNIEDILTHAWNWLQNKRY; this comes from the coding sequence ATGACAATTCTGGTTACGGGTGGTGCCGGTTATATCGGCTCGCGGACGGTGTTTTTTTTGCTGAAAAAGGGGTATGATGTGGTTGTGGTGGATAATCTTTCCCGCGGTAATAAGCCGGCTATTCCCGATGGTGCTCATTTTGTAGAGATGGCGATCGAAGATCCGGCTATGGATAAGGTTTTTGCGACCTACCGCCCCGATGCAGTCATCCATTTTGCGGCTTATGCTTATGTTGGGGAGTCCAATACCCAGCCCCTCTTATACTATTGTAATAATACCGCGGCTACTATCCGGTTTCTGGATAGCATGACCCGGGCCGGTGTCCGGAATATCGTCTTTTCATCAACCTGTTCACTCTATGGCAACCCCGTCACGGTTCCCATCACAGAAGCAGAACCGGTTAAGCCGATGAATACCTATGCAGTCACCAAAGCACAGATTGAAAAAGCGCTTGAGGATTGCTCAGCAGCCGGACTGCTCAACTATGCCGCGCTCCGCTATTTTAATGCAGCCGGAGCAGCCCCTGACGGCTCAATGGGAGAAAGCCATGACCCGGAACCGCACCTGATACCGCTGGTGCTTATGGCGGCACAGAATGGCACTTCCGTTAAAATTTTCGGCGATGACTATCCCACACCGGACGGTACCTGCATCCGAGATTATATACACATTGATGATCTAGCTTCAGCGCATATACTGGCGGTTGAAAAAGTGATTAACGAAAAGAAGAATTTTGTGCTCAATCTGGGAACCGGAGCGGGGAACTCAGTAAAGGAAATTATCACACGCAGTGAAGCAATTTCCGGCAGAGCGGTTAAAGCGGAACTCGCTCCGCGCAGACCGGGTGATCCGGCTGTTCTGGTTGCGGATAACAAAAACGCGGTGAATGAACTCGGCTGGAAACCCCAATATAACATCGAAGATATTCTCACTCACGCCTGGAACTGGCTGCAAAATAAACGCTATTAA
- a CDS encoding site-specific DNA-methyltransferase, translated as MKVKEPLFDYISPGTNYQIKKGDCLTVLQKVEDGKFDLILTSPPYNVGKSYETKTSIEKYLETQEEIIAELIRTLSDKGNICWQVGNYVNKGEIFPLDIFYYQIFKKHGLKLRNRIIWHFGHGLHASNRFSGRYETLLWFSKTDNYIFNLDDVRVPSKYPGKLHFKGPKKGLPSGNPLGKNPSDVWEIIQQDWEKGMWNIPNVKSNHPEKTNHPCQFPIELVERCVLALTDENSWVLDPFSGVGSTVLGAIKNNRNALGIEKEEEYCNIAKQRIKDYNEGNLKIRPINKPIHKPTGNDKISQIPKEWLEFEQLKSNAKSNRLNGKLL; from the coding sequence ATGAAAGTAAAAGAGCCATTATTTGACTATATTAGCCCAGGCACTAATTATCAAATTAAAAAGGGCGACTGCTTGACGGTTCTTCAAAAAGTTGAAGACGGTAAATTTGATCTAATTTTAACCTCACCGCCTTACAACGTTGGCAAGTCATACGAGACTAAGACGAGCATTGAAAAATATTTAGAAACACAGGAAGAAATCATTGCAGAACTTATTCGGACTCTTTCCGACAAAGGGAATATTTGCTGGCAAGTAGGAAACTATGTTAACAAAGGAGAAATCTTCCCCCTTGATATTTTTTATTACCAAATTTTCAAAAAACATGGATTAAAACTTCGCAATCGTATCATCTGGCATTTCGGACATGGACTGCACGCCAGTAACCGATTTAGTGGACGTTATGAAACATTATTATGGTTCAGCAAGACAGACAACTATATTTTTAATCTTGACGATGTAAGAGTTCCATCAAAGTATCCAGGTAAACTACATTTTAAAGGACCAAAAAAAGGACTACCTTCAGGTAATCCACTGGGAAAAAATCCAAGCGATGTTTGGGAAATTATTCAACAGGACTGGGAAAAAGGTATGTGGAACATTCCAAATGTAAAATCTAATCATCCTGAAAAAACAAATCACCCTTGCCAATTTCCAATAGAGCTTGTTGAGCGTTGTGTTCTTGCTTTAACGGATGAAAACAGTTGGGTTCTCGACCCATTCTCTGGTGTAGGTTCGACAGTTCTCGGAGCAATAAAAAATAATCGAAATGCATTGGGAATAGAAAAGGAAGAAGAGTATTGCAATATTGCTAAGCAGAGAATTAAAGATTACAATGAGGGTAATCTAAAGATCAGACCTATTAATAAACCAATCCATAAGCCCACAGGAAATGATAAAATTTCTCAAATCCCCAAAGAATGGTTGGAGTTTGAACAGCTTAAAAGCAATGCGAAATCAAACCGCTTAAATGGAAAACTCTTATGA
- a CDS encoding restriction endonuclease: protein MKIAQKYSHLNGEEYLIVHHKKLYKEIIETIECIDASKFMSKESKEKTMSGRMLYSPIELNKAFNAIFNKLGWNESRYQYYITTDQKLLPELILLPYEEQKRFLISKGIKSPISSYKQTDFVKNQIAVEVQFGKYAFVAFDLFVKHLLFYSGGVINLGIEVLPTKKMQAQMSSGVAYYEGEVYNVLRHGRNNPPVPLLILGIEP, encoded by the coding sequence ATGAAAATAGCACAAAAATATTCACATTTAAACGGTGAGGAATATCTAATTGTTCATCACAAGAAACTGTACAAAGAAATTATCGAAACTATTGAGTGTATTGATGCTTCAAAGTTTATGTCCAAAGAGAGCAAAGAGAAAACTATGAGCGGAAGAATGCTTTATAGTCCCATCGAACTGAATAAAGCATTCAATGCTATATTCAATAAACTTGGATGGAATGAAAGTCGCTATCAATATTACATAACGACAGACCAAAAATTATTGCCCGAATTGATTCTCTTACCTTATGAGGAACAGAAAAGATTTCTTATTTCAAAAGGTATTAAGTCTCCAATATCTTCTTACAAGCAAACAGATTTTGTAAAGAATCAAATTGCAGTAGAGGTTCAATTTGGCAAATATGCTTTTGTTGCATTTGACTTATTCGTGAAGCATTTACTTTTTTATTCTGGCGGTGTAATTAATCTTGGTATTGAAGTTTTGCCAACTAAGAAAATGCAAGCACAAATGAGTAGTGGTGTTGCCTACTATGAAGGTGAAGTTTATAATGTTTTGCGACACGGAAGAAATAATCCGCCCGTTCCTTTACTCATTCTAGGAATAGAACCATAA
- a CDS encoding DUF2200 domain-containing protein encodes MITTPEHDEKMAKMTFVTVYPHYVTKVDRKGRTKKELFKVIEWLTGLYNKILQKLIDEKVLFETFFDHAKQNPNAQLIKGVICGYRVEEITNPLTQKVRYLDKLVDELAKWKKMEKVLRTY; translated from the coding sequence ATGATAACAACTCCCGAACATGATGAGAAAATGGCAAAAATGACTTTTGTTACGGTGTATCCGCACTATGTTACAAAGGTTGATAGAAAAGGCAGAACAAAGAAAGAATTATTTAAAGTAATTGAATGGCTCACCGGTCTTTATAACAAAATACTTCAAAAACTGATTGATGAAAAGGTGCTTTTTGAAACATTCTTTGACCATGCAAAACAAAACCCAAATGCCCAACTTATTAAGGGCGTTATATGCGGCTATCGGGTGGAGGAAATAACAAATCCGTTGACACAAAAAGTTCGATATTTAGATAAGCTGGTGGACGAACTGGCTAAATGGAAAAAGATGGAAAAGGTACTGAGGACTTATTAG
- a CDS encoding KamA family radical SAM protein, giving the protein MEMWQQMLRDSVHTVDQLVEKFNIDRNVAERLNDFFQVRINPYYLSLIRYPGDPIWLQCVPDVQELDDIDGPEDPLMEDAMSPVPNITHRYPDRALFLTTSQCGLYCRFCTRKRKVGDSEKISMKGLEAAFRYLEQHTEIRDVILSGGDPLMLTDVMLEKILARLRQIPHIEIIRLGTKMPCVLPQRITPKLVEMIKKYHPVYVNTHFNHPWEITPESMKACTMLADAGCPVGNQMVLMKGVNDDPAVVKELMQKLLKMRVRPYYMYMADETKGANHFRTSLETGLDIIEHLRGWTSGLAIPHFVIDAPGGGGKIPVLPNYVLHHDEEKVVLRNYKKKVYTYRNVKDKNSKSVRKTGGEIPQELPKPEPPRKKTRASVRKIVTPKIEDIAV; this is encoded by the coding sequence ATGGAGATGTGGCAACAGATGCTGAGAGACAGTGTTCATACTGTTGACCAGCTTGTGGAGAAGTTCAATATAGATCGGAATGTTGCCGAGCGGTTAAATGATTTTTTCCAGGTGCGGATAAACCCCTACTATCTGAGTTTAATCAGATATCCGGGTGACCCGATCTGGCTTCAGTGCGTGCCTGATGTTCAGGAGCTTGATGATATAGACGGTCCGGAAGATCCTCTGATGGAGGATGCAATGAGTCCGGTTCCTAATATCACCCATCGCTATCCTGACCGCGCGTTATTTCTGACAACAAGCCAGTGCGGCCTCTACTGCAGATTCTGCACCCGCAAAAGAAAAGTCGGTGATTCGGAAAAGATTTCCATGAAAGGACTGGAAGCTGCATTCAGATATCTTGAGCAGCATACAGAGATCCGTGATGTGATCCTTTCCGGCGGTGACCCGCTTATGCTTACTGATGTGATGCTGGAAAAAATACTGGCGCGCCTCCGTCAGATTCCCCATATCGAAATTATCCGTCTTGGAACCAAGATGCCATGCGTGCTTCCTCAGCGCATCACCCCAAAGCTTGTTGAGATGATTAAGAAATATCATCCGGTATATGTAAACACCCACTTTAACCATCCATGGGAGATAACCCCCGAAAGCATGAAGGCATGCACCATGCTTGCGGATGCGGGATGCCCGGTAGGAAATCAGATGGTTCTGATGAAGGGTGTGAATGATGATCCGGCAGTGGTAAAAGAACTGATGCAGAAACTGCTGAAGATGAGAGTCCGCCCCTACTATATGTATATGGCAGACGAGACCAAAGGCGCAAACCATTTCCGTACCTCACTTGAGACGGGTCTGGATATCATCGAACACCTGCGCGGCTGGACCTCAGGACTGGCAATACCTCACTTTGTAATTGATGCTCCCGGCGGCGGCGGAAAGATTCCCGTTCTGCCGAACTATGTGCTGCATCATGATGAAGAGAAGGTTGTCCTCCGCAACTATAAGAAGAAGGTATATACCTACCGGAACGTAAAGGACAAGAACAGCAAGTCGGTGCGCAAAACCGGCGGCGAGATACCGCAGGAGCTTCCCAAACCGGAACCCCCGCGCAAAAAAACCCGCGCCTCGGTAAGGAAGATCGTAACACCGAAGATAGAAGATATAGCGGTGTAG
- a CDS encoding GNAT family N-acetyltransferase — protein sequence MIRTLKPSDRERLKEILDATGQFTAEEVSVAMELIDITINIPGQQDYHIFVKEHDRQVMGYYCTGRRPMTDAVFDLYWIVVDAAVKGKGFGKELLQHAEEFVKDQSGRLILAETSSKENYGRTRAFYEKNEYSLLAEIKHFYAVDDSLLVFGKYFMLNS from the coding sequence TTGATACGTACACTGAAGCCGTCTGACAGAGAACGGCTGAAAGAGATATTAGACGCCACCGGGCAGTTTACTGCTGAGGAGGTCAGCGTGGCAATGGAACTGATTGATATAACAATCAACATTCCCGGTCAGCAGGACTATCACATCTTTGTGAAGGAGCATGATCGTCAGGTAATGGGCTATTACTGCACAGGCAGACGCCCGATGACTGATGCCGTGTTTGATCTTTACTGGATTGTGGTTGATGCTGCTGTTAAGGGTAAGGGCTTCGGAAAGGAACTGCTTCAGCATGCTGAAGAGTTTGTTAAAGATCAGAGCGGGCGCCTGATTCTTGCTGAAACTTCTTCAAAAGAAAATTACGGCAGGACGCGTGCTTTTTATGAAAAGAATGAGTATTCTTTGTTAGCAGAAATAAAACATTTCTACGCAGTGGACGACTCATTACTGGTGTTCGGAAAATATTTTATGTTAAATTCTTAA
- a CDS encoding ATP-grasp domain-containing protein, whose amino-acid sequence MSKAIKLLVCYNSPASVYEVYSGKPLAGGAVAGEDLSETSLLREMHLIQSSLKKYYSRIELLAIGRDVHENIRAIRKASPDVILNFVESIEGIASFEAYHAGLYPLLGIPYTGNAPQTLGNCLDKSFTKKILSAHNIKTPEFMVIKPGQRVTEKSFTLRFPVITKLLKEDASIGISENSVVHDFAALRRQLNFLRKTYQQDILVEEYIDGRELNVAILGDKALPVSEISFKKLPPDLPKIVTYEGKWMAESVYYKGTQGVCPAKLSQRALKKVTETAMQSFKALECRDYARVDIRLSKEGTPYVIEVNPNPDISSDSGFFRAARTSGLDYPKMLHTLISLALKRRNIDTYTEAV is encoded by the coding sequence ATGAGCAAAGCGATTAAATTGCTGGTCTGTTATAACAGTCCCGCTTCAGTATATGAAGTTTACAGCGGAAAGCCGCTTGCAGGCGGAGCCGTGGCAGGAGAAGATCTTTCTGAGACCTCGCTGCTGAGAGAAATGCATCTGATTCAGTCATCCCTTAAGAAATACTATTCGCGCATTGAACTGCTTGCGATTGGACGGGATGTTCATGAAAATATCAGGGCAATCCGCAAAGCATCGCCGGATGTTATCTTAAATTTTGTTGAATCCATAGAAGGAATTGCTTCGTTTGAGGCATATCATGCAGGGCTTTACCCTCTGCTGGGCATTCCCTATACAGGAAATGCACCGCAGACGCTGGGCAACTGCCTTGATAAATCTTTCACGAAGAAAATTCTTTCAGCACATAACATAAAGACACCTGAATTCATGGTTATTAAACCTGGTCAGCGTGTCACTGAAAAAAGTTTTACATTACGTTTTCCGGTCATAACGAAGCTTCTTAAAGAGGATGCAAGCATCGGCATTTCCGAAAACTCAGTGGTTCATGATTTTGCAGCTCTGCGCAGGCAGTTAAACTTCCTCCGCAAGACCTATCAGCAGGATATTCTTGTAGAGGAATATATTGACGGCAGAGAACTGAACGTGGCAATACTGGGTGATAAGGCGCTGCCGGTATCTGAGATCAGTTTTAAGAAGCTCCCGCCAGATCTTCCGAAGATTGTTACGTACGAAGGCAAATGGATGGCTGAGAGCGTGTACTACAAAGGAACGCAGGGTGTCTGCCCGGCGAAACTTTCGCAGCGCGCGCTGAAAAAAGTCACCGAAACAGCAATGCAGTCATTTAAAGCGCTTGAATGCAGGGACTATGCACGCGTTGATATCCGGCTTTCCAAAGAGGGAACGCCCTATGTCATCGAAGTGAACCCGAATCCGGATATATCATCCGATTCAGGATTCTTCCGCGCCGCAAGAACCTCCGGACTTGATTATCCCAAAATGCTGCATACGCTGATATCACTTGCACTCAAAAGAAGGAACATTGATACGTACACTGAAGCCGTCTGA
- a CDS encoding ATP-grasp domain-containing protein translates to MIEANTEAFEKLKMLQPDLVFNIAEGMHGISREAQIPAILDMLRIPYTGSDPLTLSICLDKARTKEILKYHSIPTADFQVISSLDELDASKFSFPLFVKPNGEGSSKGIFNASLVHNAEELTKAAAKIINEYHQPALVEQYLSGREFTVALMGNGDNVEVLPIVEINFQELPSHLAPVYSFEAKWIFDTKENPLDIFSCPAHLDDDLKNRIETICKKAYKVLRCRDWSRIDVRLDAEGTPNIIEINPLPGILPNPEDNSCFPKAARSAGMNYSALINRVAWLGAERYGIA, encoded by the coding sequence ATGATTGAGGCAAATACTGAAGCATTTGAAAAACTGAAGATGTTACAACCCGATCTGGTCTTTAATATTGCAGAGGGAATGCATGGCATTAGCCGCGAGGCACAAATCCCTGCAATCCTTGATATGCTGCGGATTCCTTACACGGGATCAGATCCTCTTACTCTCTCTATCTGTTTAGATAAAGCCCGCACAAAAGAAATTCTCAAGTATCACAGCATTCCCACGGCAGATTTTCAGGTGATTTCATCTCTTGATGAACTTGATGCCTCAAAATTTTCATTCCCCTTATTCGTGAAACCCAACGGAGAAGGTTCCAGTAAAGGAATATTTAATGCATCGCTGGTGCATAATGCAGAAGAGCTGACCAAAGCAGCTGCAAAAATCATCAATGAGTATCATCAGCCGGCTTTGGTTGAGCAATATCTGAGCGGCCGGGAGTTTACCGTAGCTCTGATGGGCAATGGCGATAACGTGGAAGTACTTCCGATAGTTGAAATAAATTTTCAGGAACTCCCCTCTCATCTGGCGCCCGTTTATTCCTTTGAAGCCAAGTGGATCTTTGATACAAAGGAAAATCCGCTTGATATCTTCAGTTGTCCGGCCCATCTTGATGATGATTTAAAAAACAGAATTGAAACCATCTGCAAAAAAGCATATAAGGTGCTTCGCTGCCGTGACTGGTCGCGCATTGATGTCCGCCTTGATGCAGAAGGCACGCCAAATATTATTGAAATCAATCCACTTCCGGGCATTCTTCCGAATCCCGAGGACAATTCATGCTTTCCTAAGGCAGCGCGCTCTGCCGGAATGAATTACAGTGCACTGATTAACCGTGTTGCATGGCTCGGTGCTGAAAGATATGGCATTGCATGA
- the recG gene encoding ATP-dependent DNA helicase RecG: MIKERNNPAAAVPVLHKGILKLHHEKFRIMSFANLDSSIQYLPGIGPKRAVPFAKIGIKTIRDMLFYFPARYLDRSTIVNSSQLAQFIREGNDSEVTIIGTVYNKESKRFGGREILIVNFRDKGGFFEGVWFQGARYHINKFVIGETFAISGKPAFSKFGNLQFPHPDYDKITEDETQQFYNTGKILPVYRLPKELKEKNIGDMSLRRMAMAAVDQYAVYIPETLPDSIIRKYKFLPLNELVRKVHYPASMDEIEECHRRLKYEELFYLEILIAMRKRNVKEELPGIQFENKTEMIREFMTTLPFELTQAQKKVSREIFRDMLTPKPMNRLLQGDVGSGKTIVALIAMLLAVENGYQAVMMAPTEILANQHYLNISKLIKRYCETFPERMVNVSLLIGGQKKSVRTEHLNAIATGSSQIVIGTHALFEEEVLFNKLGLVVVDEQHRFGVVQRARLMNKGLNPDVLVMSATPIPRTLSLTVYGDLDNSVIDEMPANRIPITTSLRGESRLPAILEFAKEKIKDGYQTFIVYPLVEESEKLDLKAAEENYAELSATYLQDCRTGLVHGRMKWSEKESIMKKFADKEFDILFATTVIEVGIDIPDANIIIINEAHRFGLSQLHQLRGRVGRSEKQGYCILVTKDETAASASRFRGQLDRMPAWMMEKFKSAIRLEAMVQHTDGFKIADIDMKLRGPGDIFGIRQSGYPELKYAVLTEDTEILISAQRDAFEIIAHDPHLQQHQFHPIKSHLRAHYSESLRYAHIA, from the coding sequence ATGATTAAAGAAAGAAATAACCCGGCAGCTGCCGTTCCGGTTTTGCATAAGGGAATTCTTAAATTGCATCATGAAAAGTTCAGAATTATGTCCTTCGCGAATTTAGATTCATCCATACAATATCTTCCGGGCATCGGTCCCAAAAGAGCGGTTCCGTTTGCAAAGATCGGGATTAAGACGATCCGCGATATGCTTTTTTATTTTCCGGCACGATATCTTGACCGGTCAACTATTGTAAACAGCAGCCAGTTAGCCCAGTTTATCCGTGAGGGGAATGACTCTGAAGTTACCATCATCGGGACGGTGTATAATAAAGAGAGCAAACGATTCGGAGGAAGAGAAATTCTGATTGTTAACTTCCGGGATAAAGGGGGATTTTTTGAGGGAGTTTGGTTTCAGGGAGCCCGTTACCATATTAATAAGTTTGTTATCGGGGAAACGTTTGCCATATCAGGAAAGCCGGCGTTTTCAAAATTTGGGAATCTGCAGTTCCCTCATCCTGATTATGATAAGATTACTGAAGATGAAACTCAGCAGTTTTACAATACAGGAAAAATACTCCCCGTTTACCGGCTTCCCAAAGAGCTGAAGGAGAAAAACATCGGAGATATGAGTCTGAGGCGAATGGCAATGGCAGCGGTTGACCAGTATGCTGTATATATTCCCGAAACGCTTCCGGACTCAATTATCAGGAAATATAAATTTTTGCCTCTGAACGAACTTGTGCGAAAGGTGCATTATCCGGCTTCCATGGATGAAATAGAGGAATGCCATCGGCGGCTGAAATATGAGGAGCTCTTTTATCTGGAAATCCTGATTGCCATGAGAAAAAGGAACGTGAAGGAAGAACTGCCGGGCATTCAGTTTGAAAATAAGACTGAAATGATCAGGGAATTTATGACCACGCTTCCTTTTGAACTGACACAGGCACAAAAAAAAGTTTCGCGTGAAATCTTCCGGGATATGCTTACACCAAAACCTATGAACCGTCTGCTTCAGGGGGATGTTGGCAGCGGAAAGACCATTGTTGCCCTTATCGCCATGCTTCTTGCTGTTGAAAACGGATATCAGGCAGTAATGATGGCGCCGACTGAAATTCTTGCCAATCAGCATTACCTGAATATCAGCAAACTCATAAAAAGATATTGCGAAACATTTCCTGAAAGAATGGTTAATGTGTCATTGTTAATTGGGGGACAAAAAAAATCTGTCCGCACTGAACATCTGAATGCAATTGCAACGGGATCATCGCAGATTGTTATCGGAACTCATGCATTATTTGAAGAGGAAGTACTCTTTAACAAACTGGGACTGGTTGTAGTTGATGAACAGCACCGTTTCGGAGTGGTGCAGAGGGCAAGACTCATGAATAAAGGATTAAATCCTGATGTCCTTGTGATGTCCGCCACACCAATACCAAGAACTTTATCATTAACCGTGTACGGAGACCTTGATAACTCTGTTATAGATGAAATGCCGGCGAACAGAATCCCGATTACAACTTCATTGAGGGGTGAATCCAGGCTTCCGGCAATACTTGAATTCGCGAAAGAGAAAATTAAAGACGGGTATCAGACATTTATTGTTTATCCGCTGGTGGAAGAATCAGAAAAACTTGATCTGAAAGCCGCGGAGGAAAATTATGCAGAACTTTCAGCAACGTATCTGCAGGATTGCCGGACCGGACTTGTCCATGGCAGGATGAAGTGGAGCGAAAAGGAATCCATTATGAAAAAATTTGCGGACAAAGAGTTTGACATTCTTTTTGCCACAACGGTCATTGAGGTGGGGATTGATATTCCGGATGCTAATATCATCATCATCAACGAAGCGCACCGGTTCGGACTTTCTCAGCTTCATCAGCTAAGGGGAAGAGTTGGCAGGAGCGAGAAGCAGGGGTACTGCATTCTGGTCACCAAGGATGAGACTGCTGCATCAGCTTCACGGTTCCGCGGACAGCTTGACCGGATGCCTGCCTGGATGATGGAAAAATTTAAATCGGCAATCCGCCTTGAAGCAATGGTTCAGCATACGGACGGATTTAAGATTGCGGATATTGATATGAAGCTCCGCGGGCCGGGAGATATATTCGGCATCAGACAGAGCGGGTATCCGGAATTGAAATATGCAGTGTTAACCGAAGACACAGAGATACTCATCAGCGCACAGCGTGATGCATTTGAAATTATTGCGCATGATCCGCATCTGCAGCAGCATCAGTTTCACCCAATAAAATCGCACCTCCGCGCGCATTATTCTGAATCACTGCGTTATGCACACATTGCTTAA